Within Corvus moneduloides isolate bCorMon1 chromosome 23, bCorMon1.pri, whole genome shotgun sequence, the genomic segment cacccaaaccactctgtgagtCTGTGACTGTCAGGCTGAAATCCCAGACTTGGCTTCAGTTAACAGTTCTTGTATTTTAGTGTATACTGAGGGTAACAGGAAATctcttttaacagaaaaaactCATGCAGGGTTTTCCCTCGTCCTTACCATCCTGAATTTGCCATCCTTGGAGGTCAGAGCAGACAACATGAAGGCAGTCACAGCACTCACTGCGAGGGCGAAGTAGGTGTTGAGCACTGCTTCCTTCTTGGAGTCAGCCAGGATAGAATTGAAGCTTGGCCAGAACACCCAGACAAACACAGTGCcttggggacaaggacaggaaACCCTCTGAACCACAGGGAACCCATCACTGCCTGTCTCCAGCCCACAGTGTGCTGTAATTCCCTAACATTTCCCAAAGCAGAGCCACCCCTAAGACCAATCCCAGCGAGGAACTGTCAGTGTCACCCTTCCATGACCACACAGGCTTCTCTAACAGGAATGAAAACAGGTTCTTCTGCTTCTGTGCCCCTAATTGTCAGCACTTGGGAACCCCAGGCTCCACAGAGCAAgtgccctgcctggcaggaTGCATTTTTCCATGCATGCCTAGGGATGCACGTGCACAGAGCAAATGCCAGCCAGCAGAGGGAGGTCGGTGGCCTCAAAGCACCTCACGTTGATCCCACACGGGCCGTGCCCCTGGGCTGTGCACAGACACCAACACAAccaaccagcagctcctttggcATCGTCCACTTGTTATATTTTGTTTCCACCCACTGATGTTGTGTTCCCCACCCCACAGAGGTACCAGACCCTTGTGCAATCCACCTGACAGTGACATCTGATGTGTTCTTGTCCAAGACTAACAAGTGACACAGGCACTGTCACTACGAGGCACAAATCCAgtttccagcagccctggcaggtaCTGATTTTGTACCAGCTTGTCTGGGCTCCTTGAAATCCAATTTCCATTGCTAATATCCATGATTTCAGTGCACCAAGGCAGAGATAACCCTGCCTCAGACTGGAGAGGCCATTTCAGCAACTCTAAACTTATGGTGGAACTGAGGACTAGTGAGATGGTTCATCCTATTCCCATTGATGAGGCAGTTAGTCAGTCATAAATACAGATATCTATAAAATCTACTGAGGCATTCTTATGAGGatctgctcagctctggaaaTAAACAGCAAACAAGAACTCCAGGGACACGAAAGAGCAGCATTTAAATGTTGTATTCCCTAAACTGGGCGAACACTGACTGAGAATGAGACTCTGTGGACCCCTGCAGGAAGCTCTGAGTTCAGCTGGTGGCAGTTGCACTACAGAAGTTGTGATAATAAAGACACCAAATTGCTTCCATAAGAAAAGGAATGGAAGTCCCAGACACTCAGCCTgtcctcccccagctcctctctcctggGCCTGCCTATATCACACTCCCCACCCTTCACCAGGctttatctttttatttatgttacCAGCAGGGACTGCCTCTTTATATCTCTGTGCACCACCTGGCCAAACAGCCTGAGCTGGGACCTGGGAGCTCTGCTGAAGTACAAGTTGTGAGCTCAGCTTTGGACACAGTCCCTCAGCAGCAGGCCTGGACAAGCCCAGGGGGACAGCTTGGCCAGGAAAGGGAGTGCTGAACCTGGAGAAGGAGCAGTTAACCTGGAGTAGCCTTTATGCCGAGGTGACAAAAGCCAACTGAGCCCCAGCTTTGGCAGGAGTGGCCTCTGGGCCAGGTAGGAAAACGGCCATTGTCacacagcaggaagcagagcagcagtttcTGTACTTGGCTGCATGCAGAGCTGCATTTTGCACTCAAAACCCTCAACCCTCCCTATGGCCTCCCTGCAATCCCTTCTTCCAGCTGAGGCATTAAAGCCAAGGACTCACCCAGCATTGAGAACAGGTCTGACTTTGGGGTGCTCCTGTTCTTGTCCAGCCCTGGGGGCGGCTCAGGGAAACGGGAGGTGACTGCCACACCAAAGTAGGCTCCAAAGAGGTGCACGTGCATCAGGGTGAGGCTGTCTGGGACCTGTACCAACAGAATATTCACCATTTGTGGGCTAATCCAGGCCACACAAAGcctttgctgcagctcctgacAGAGTTGTTCCAAAGTTCCAGTGACATTTTCCCCCATGTATCTGAAAACCCCACCAGGGTACCTGCAGGAATGTCCTGTTGATGCATCTGCTCACATAGAAGATGATTAATTCCACCAGGCTCATCACAATTAACTGCACAGGATTGGCCTTGCCCAGGACAGCTCCAGTGGAGATGGCCACAGCAGTCATGCTCACCACAGCCTTTGCTAGGCTGcaataaggaaaggaaaataactcaGAATCAGGGTGACACCAGGGCAATAAAGAAGGAACGACACAGAACAATGAACTTAAAAACCAAAAGCCCTCTGAAATGCCTCCAAACGTGACTCTGCTCGTTCCCAAACAGGCCCTATAAGGAGGCATTCACCTCCACGAGGAGCAATCAGCAGTTCTGGATTAGTCCAGCTCATTACCTTTTCATACCACCTTCACTTTCCTGTACCCTGAGGAAAACTAATAAATCTTCTaccagcacagagcactggACACCAAGAACAATGAGCAGGAAGTTGAGTCCGGTGCTGCTAAAGCCATATCTTCTCAGAACCATCAGGAAAAAGCCAAATCCAAAAATCACCATGTGGTTGACATCTTGAAATTCTGCAGGACAGAAAAAACCAAGACAGCAGTGACATTATTAATGCAGATTGGatttctggttaaaaaaaaaaaatcagttaaaaatcacaattAACTAAAAAGCCTTCAGATAAAAAATTAAGTGCCACTTTTGTTTAGTACTTGGAAAGAATTCCAGAGTTTTCTTTCCAATCCATAAGTAATCAGAGAAACAATATCCTTAACCCTGAATTTATTCTTACAGAGCGATCTGAATGGATGCCATAAGATGGGGGTTGAGAGGTcgaaaaacccaacagaaaacTGACCAAAAATGCAATTCAGTCTTGGATCCCCATCATACCTCTGACATAAATAAATTCCCACCCCTCCTGGTGCTGAAAGAGCAATAAAACCATTTTCTACTTCTCACCAACAGAGCCCGCTGAGTCCCACCCCCACTGCAGGGCACAACAGGAGCAGGGATtgtccctcctttcccagcagggTGCCAGGCTCACCTGGGTAGAAGCTGGATGGTGAGTAGATGTTACCAACATCtgggaagcaaaagaaaaagcgGATGAGGAACAGAGTTTCCAGGAAAAGGATCAGCCAGGGCACGCTGCAGCGGAAGTTGAGGTAGCGGGAAGGCATCGTGCACTCGGTACATGAAGCACCAACACATGAATGATTCCTTCTCCCTATAAAAATGTCCCAGTGCCCTCACACCAATAGCAAAGGAGGTGTGGGGGGGCCAGGAATGAGAACTCAGCAGCGATAAAAAGCCCAAGAGGCGTGAGCAGGGAACGGCTCCTTATCTGTGGAGTGTCAGGAGCCCACACTCACCCCAGCTCACACGGGCTGAGCTCAGAGAGTGCCCAGGGACACAGACACATCcaactgccagcactgccccgcTCCAGGACACCTCCCTTGGGgcattccagctgctgggggcCTGGCAGCTCAGCTAAAGGGCAGCAAAGCAGAACATGGACTCTGAAAAGTGGGATGTGGAAGACTATGCAGAACCAGTAACTGTTGacatcacagctctgcagccacatccCACAACAAAGCTTCTTCTACAGGATGGATCCAACCCAACACCAGGGAATCAGGCACCTGTGGCATTTCCTCTGCCACTGTAGGACCAGCCTGCTGTTCACATACGGCCATGGAAACTGCTCCAGGACACCTTATGAATCCATAGCATGAATCGTGGAATGgtgtgggtgggaagggaccttacagccCACCCAgtccacccctgccatggtgcagggacaccttctgctatcccaggctgctccaagccccgtccagcctggctctggacACTTctgggatccaggggcagctacagctgctctgggtaccctgtgccaggccctcacCCACCtctgaataaagaatttcttcttaatatccaCTCCAAgcctgccctctggcagtttaaagccattcccccttgtcctgccatataaaatccctctccctcccttttataagccccctttaggcactggaggAACATTAGTCCCTTCTCAGCATTCACGGTGCTTTGTGAACTGAGCCCTCTTTGTTCAGGCAGTTCAGATTAAAGCACTGTAATTACACCTcagcctctctgctctgagGCTGTTACAAACCAAGtgctgagctggcacagcacagcctgaggaGTGCCcagaaatggggagaaatgTGCTCAGAAATAGGGATAAAGCCACCTGCTGGTGACAGGAACATTTATCACGCAAGAATATATGCAGAGAACTCCCAGTTCACTTAAATTTTAGGACAttcctcctgccagcccaggctACAGGGCACAATAATAGTTTTCAAGCCACCTGTGAAAGGTTTGGATTTGTGGCATAGCTTGAACCTTCCTCACATCCAATATCAAACTGCTTTAACATCAAACTGCTTTAACATCAaagccctttcccagcttttaTTTAGGCCTAATAAAGTTAAATATCCCGACACCCATTTCAGAAACTCCTAAACaacatccaaaaaaacccctttcccAGGCATGCAAAGCACTGCCCTGGCTTCAGACAACCCTGATGCAGAAAGATCCACATTCAGGTCCTTTTTCTGTGACCCCGTGGGCAATTCAGACAGAACCAGAACACCTAGTGAGCTTTCTCTAGACAGGGTAATAGCTCAAGCAGCAATTTAAGAATTAATTTAGCTAACACAATGAGCCCTTTTGCTACCTCTTACTAAATCCCATCAGTGTTAACATCCAGGGAAAACACCCCAAAGGCGAGGAATTCACCTGTTTTCCCTCAGCATGACATACTGTAAAGCTGATACTCAGATTCACAGCTTAAGCGTCCGAACAGAGACCAAAAGTTGGTGATCTCTGACAGGACGAAGCACAAAGTAACTTTAATGCTAGGTAAAAGTTCTTCCCCAcgaggatggtgaggccctggcacagggtgcccagagcagctgtggctgcccttggatccctgaagtgtccaaggccaggctggacagggcttggagcagcctgggacagtggaaggtgtccctgaccatggcagggctggaatgggatgatctcccaggtcccttccaacccaaaccaatccgTGATGCTCCGATGCTAAATTAGAGCTCCACTACTAAGAAAACACCCCCATGATACAGCCAAGGGCGCAGCACCCTCCTGGGCCAGTTTCAACGCCGTTTTGGGACCCGCACTCCTCACATCGAGCCCATCACTGCCCGACCCTTGTTCTGGGAGATCCATCATCCCCTGGCAGGCCCGTGGCACCCAGCCCAGCGCCGGGCGAGGTGGCACCGCCACCCTCCAGCCAGCCAGGGCCGGGCGCGGCCCAGGCCCCGCTCGGGCCTCCCTCAGGCGCGGCGCCGCCATTGTTCCTTCACGGCTCCCAAAGACCACAGGGGCCGCGGGCCCCGGGGAGGGGGCTCCGCAGAGGCTCCAGGCGCGGGCCCTGGGCGCGGGGGCTCTGCCGGGCGGCTCCGGGGAGCGGAGGCGCGGAGCCGGGgcccggtgccggtgcccggCCGTGACTCGGCAGCCCCAGgtggcggcggcagcggcgggacCCGCCCGGCTCCGCCCTTCGCTGAATGcccgccccctccccacaggCCGCCCTTAGGGACTGCACTCCCATTGGCCGAGCGCAGGCTCCTCCTGGCCCCTGATTGGCCTATCCCCAGCACCGGCCGTCTTCGGGCTGCGCGTTCTGCGCTACGATTGGCTCTATCGCTTGTCACTCAACAATGCGCATTATTTATTGGCTGGCGCGGGCCGTCAGTCAGCTCGGGGGTTATTTTGCCCTCCGGTGAGCGGGCGGCGCAGGCCGCGCTGTGGAGGCGGTGTCGGGCGTCACAAACTGTCACTGCCTATCTTTGCACCTGAGACAGAGTGTCCTCTTCCCCGGCTGCCGATTTGCCAGAGAGGCTGTCAATCAAACGTGAGAGGTGGTGCCTCGGTGCTACGGTGACAGAGGAAATTGAGCCCTCCTTCTTCCGTTTCCGAGTGGATGGCTGAGctgtccttttatttttctgttgctcttcTATTGGACAATTTCCTTGTCGGTCACCGCACGGGGCGGGAACCAGCCTGCAGGACAGCAGGCGGGAGGAGGCCAAAGTCTGCATGGTAATTGGTTGATAGCCCATCAATCACAAATCCCCCTCTCTGATTGGATCATTAGGCTATCAATCAAGTCAGTAGGCGTGCCTCGCAGCGGCACGAGGCGGGACCAACTTTCTTGTGCCGCGATTGGTCGACTCCCCCGTCCGTCTGCCTTTACTCGCTGCCGATTGGTCGGACATGCTGTCACTCAGGTGGGGTTAATCGTTTGATTGGTCAGAGGCGGG encodes:
- the RHCE gene encoding blood group Rh(CE) polypeptide; the encoded protein is MAAPRLREARAGPGPRPALAGWRVAVPPRPALGWVPRACQGMMDLPEQGSGSDGLDVRSAGPKTALKLAQEDVGNIYSPSSFYPEFQDVNHMVIFGFGFFLMVLRRYGFSSTGLNFLLIVLGVQCSVLVEDLLVFLRVQESEGGMKSLAKAVVSMTAVAISTGAVLGKANPVQLIVMSLVELIIFYVSRCINRTFLQVPDSLTLMHVHLFGAYFGVAVTSRFPEPPPGLDKNRSTPKSDLFSMLGTVFVWVFWPSFNSILADSKKEAVLNTYFALAVSAVTAFMLSALTSKDGKFRMTHIHSAVLAGGVTISYTAHSIQHPWIAMILGLLGGVITILGSHCLQRCFNPAFKLQDTSGVHFTFGLPAVLGAVAAVVLCVVEKGISTQWNNLSSLGYLVFVDVGAFCQTISTALITGLITGLILNIKLLKTVHVSKYFDDQFYWEFPHLSVGF